A region of the Cannabis sativa cultivar Pink pepper isolate KNU-18-1 chromosome 3, ASM2916894v1, whole genome shotgun sequence genome:
GCCAGGAAGATGATGAGGAGTTGACCAATGctgaattaaaaaggaaaagatATGCAATTGACAAAAATCAAGCTGTTATCAACGACTCCTTATTGCATGGGAATGAGTTTGTGATAATTGATACTGAAGTGGTTATGGGCCGTGTAGATGTCAATATGGAAAGTGGGTCAAAAAATGTGAATGTGGTGGGTCCTGGATTCCAGGCCCACCAAGCAGTATGAATTGTATTAGTTGGAATtgccgtgggcttgggaacccgcgGGCTTGTCAATTCCTTAAGGACATTGTTGTTCAAAAGAAGCCCAATTTCATTTTTTTGTCTGAAAGTCTATGTAAAAAAGATGTGATTGAAAGATTAAGAGTCCAACTTTGTTTTGAAGGCAGTTTTTGTGTTGAAGCCCAATGCCATAAAGGAGGGATTGCCCTTCTTTGGAAAGCCCAAGAGGAGGTCCGTTTACTCCAATATGCACATAATTTCATTGATGCAGAAATCGTAATGCACAATACGATTCCATGGCGTCTTACGGGCATCTACGGTGAACCAAACCGAAGCTTGCGGTTCAATACTTGGAAGCTCATTCATGACCTTGCTATTTTTTCTCAGCTTCCTTGGTGTTTAATTGGTGATCTCAACAACATAGGAAGCCAAGCCGAGAAGAAAGGTGGCTGCCCTTATCCCCCCTCTCTTATTGCCGGTTTCCAAGATGTCCTTCAAAGCTGTGATTTAATTGATCTTGATCTTAGAGGATACCCTTTTACTTGGGAACGCAGCAAAGGAACTTCTTCAAGTGTGGAAATTCGGCTCAATAAAGCTCTTGTTTCCCATCTTTGGCTTCAATCTTTTCCCCAAGCTACTCTTACCAATGGAGACTTCTCTTCATCCGATGACACTCCGATCTTCCTTGAACCGAAACCTCCATGGATGTCTAAAAAAACATACCATTTTCAGTATGAAAACTGTTGGAGCTGTGAGCCCCTTTGCTCCAAGTTAGTAGAAGACTGCTGGAACAATAATCAACGTCTTTCTCTTGCTGAAAGAATCAAAGCTTGTGGTATTGCTTGGATTCTTGGGGTCGAACTCTTACAGGTAATTTCAAAACTCGTATTTCTAAAAGCAAGCAGAATTTGGCTCGTTTGAAAAGTAGTACTGATGCTACTGATGTGCAGAATTTCATTACTGAGCAAACTAATTATTTTGAAATCCTGGCCCAACAAGAACTTTATTGGAAGAAGCGGTCAAAACAACACTGGTTACATGGAGGagataaaaatagtaaatattttCATGCTTCTACAAGTACCCGAAAACGCAATAATCAAATTAATGTCTTGTAAGATAGCCGCGGGGTTCTATAAGACTGGGATTCAGGTCTTGAAACTGTCATTTCTGATTATTTCTCTGTTCTCTACACTGCTAATGTTTCCCAGTATCATTTGGTTATCAATGGGGTCAATTTCTTGGTTGACATTGCTCAAAATAATGATCTCCTTCAGCTTATCCAAGATGAGGAAGTCAAACAAGCTCTATTTCAAATGCATCCTGACAAAGCGCCAGGTCCTGATGGCATGGGTCCAGGGTTCTACCAAACTCATTGGGAAACCGTTGGTAAGGATGTTATCAAGTTTgttaatgattttttcatcactGGTTCTTTTCCTGTTGGGATTAATGAAACTAACCTTGTTTTGATTCCGAAAAAGAAGAACTTCTCCTCTATGGCCGACCTTCGTCCTATTGCTCTGTGTAATGTGCTTTACAAAGTTGCTGCAAAAGTCCTTGGTAATAGGATGCGACATATTATCGATAAGGTAATCTCTGACACTCAAAGTGCTTTCATTCCTGGTCGTCTTATCTCTGATAATGTCATGGTCGCCTTTGAAGTTATGCACTACTTAAAAAGAAAGACCAAAGGAAAAAAAGGTTTTATGGCAGTTGAATTAGACATGAGTAAAGCCTATGATCGAGTTGAATGGGGTTGTCTTCATGCTATCATGTCTAAGATGGGATTTGCTGACAGATGGGTAAATTTGATCATGCAATGTGTGTCTTTGGTTCGTTACTCTGTTGTGCACAATGGCCGAATCATAGGACCTATTGTTCCTTCCCGAGGAATCCGTCAAGGCGATCCTCTCTCCACTTACCTCATTATCATCTGTGCAAAGGGATTCTCCTCCTTGATACATCAAGCCGAATCAAGAGTAAGTCTTCGTGGTATCTGTGTTGCTAACCGTGCCCCGTCTATCACCCACATGCTCTTTGTAGATGATAGCTACTTGTTTTGTCAAGCTACCAATGATGCTGCCACCAA
Encoded here:
- the LOC115710349 gene encoding uncharacterized protein LOC115710349, with translation MNCISWNCRGLGNPRACQFLKDIVVQKKPNFIFLSESLCKKDVIERLRVQLCFEGSFCVEAQCHKGGIALLWKAQEEVRLLQYAHNFIDAEIVMHNTIPWRLTGIYGEPNRSLRFNTWKLIHDLAIFSQLPWCLIGDLNNIGSQAEKKGGCPYPPSLIAGFQDVLQSCDLIDLDLRGYPFTWERSKGTSSSVEIRLNKALVSHLWLQSFPQATLTNGDFSSSDDTPIFLEPKPPWMSKKTYHFQYENCWSCEPLCSKLVEDCWNNNQRLSLAERIKACGIAWILGVELLQYHLVINGVNFLVDIAQNNDLLQLIQDEEVKQALFQMHPDKAPGPDGMGPGFYQTHWETVGKDVIKFVNDFFITGSFPVGINETNLVLIPKKKNFSSMADLRPIALCNVLYKVAAKVLGNRMRHIIDKVISDTQSAFIPGRLISDNVMVAFEVMHYLKRKTKGKKGFMAVELDMSKAYDRVEWGCLHAIMSKMGFADRWVNLIMQCVSLVRYSVVHNGRIIGPIVPSRGIRQGDPLSTYLIIICAKGFSSLIHQAESRVSLRGICVANRAPSITHMLFVDDSYLFCQATNDAATNLLHFYTLLRMLQNKVINRLNKWHDKYLSRAGKEILLKTVIQSLLTYAMSVFLIPTGTCDEIEKLMARFWWKTSSSKGNGIIWMSWERMATHKDLGGMGFLHLSDFNLAMLAKQGWRLLCNPNSLLSRVYKARYFPHSDFLSADLGSNPSFVWRSIWSAQNLLKLGVRRTIRTGMHTRILDAP